A stretch of Triticum aestivum cultivar Chinese Spring chromosome 1D, IWGSC CS RefSeq v2.1, whole genome shotgun sequence DNA encodes these proteins:
- the LOC123163185 gene encoding uncharacterized protein, with protein sequence MAAMSSRTGHAPPAAPMATADLEAAIAALPVRKQRLRETFDRLVACAPPHYHLPFTWDDIDAHVSSLHASLSLRFRQMQQQPHPGAPVSATAIHDAEQPHPSVPVPATATLIGEQPDPCVLVSATPDEEMVREDEDASPVQEDDRVEDAGMGFVGAPWRQAGGTRDQEFPVPVRAHYARHAGSPMLRQPYTAYQQPDVLSQLNLPMFQRQQPYTPYHRQEFPAMAGAMNSYNIPPIVQQPYYNIPPIVQRPYVPYFRREFSPDFRQEFFPDDDVTRQPFRRQEFFPDDDVTRQPFRRQEFFPDDDVTRQPFRQEFFPEVTRQPPMGIDHVLQEQYMAMAHREPYVPRQQYMAHHQPHFPDAQAASAHGQGSSTTRRSPSRITYPDNINVGISEPSKKSRTIHKNTIYDYF encoded by the coding sequence ATGGCGGCCATGTCGTCGCGGACTGGTCACGCCCCGCCGGCGGCGCCGATGGCGACGGCTGACCTGGAGGCCGCCATCGCGGCGCTCCCCGTCAGGAAGCAGCGCCTGCGGGAGACCTTCGACCGCCTCGTCGCCTGCGCGCCGCCCCATTACCATCTCCCCTTCACCTGGGACGACATCGACGCCCATGTCTCCTCCCTccacgcctccctctccctccgcttCCGCCAGATGCAGCAGCAGCCCCACCCCGGCGCCCCCGTGTCCGCAACCGCGATCCACGACGCCGAGCAGCCCCACCCCAGCGTCCCCGTGCCCGCAACCGCAACCCTCATCGGCGAGCAGCCCGACCCTTGCGTCCTCGTGTCCGCAACCCCCGATGAGGAGATGGTTAGGGAGGATGAAGACGCCTCTCCTGTTCAAGAGGACGATAGAGTGGAGGACGCCGGCATGGGCTTTGTGGGGGCGCCATGGCGCCAGGCCGGAGGAACTCGTGATCAAGAGTTTCCTGTTCCGGTGCGGGCTCACTACGCCCGGCACGCCGGCAGCCCTATGCTTCGGCAGCCATACACGGCGTACCAGCAGCCTGATGTGCTTAGCCAGCTGAATCTTCCCATGTTCCAGCGCCAACAGCCATACACGCCGTACCACCGGCAGGAGTTTCCTGCCATGGCGGGGGCCATGAATAGCTACAATATTCCTCCGATTGTCCAGCAGCCGTACTACAATATTCCTCCGATTGTGCAGCGGCCGTACGTGCCGTACTTCAGGCGAGAATTCTCCCCTGATTTCAGGCAAGAATTCTTCCCTGATGATGATGTGACGAGGCAGCCCTTCAGGAGGCAGGAATTCTTCCCTGATGATGATGTGACGAGGCAGCCCTTCAGGAGGCAGGAATTCTTCCCTGATGATGATGTGACGAGGCAGCCCTTCAGGCAAGAATTCTTCCCTGAAGTGACGAGGCAGCCCCCGATGGGCATTGATCATGTGCTCCAGGAGCAGTACATGGCAATGGCGCACCGTGAACCGTACGTTCCACGGCAGCAGTACATGGCGCACCACCAGCCACACTTCCCTGATGCACAGGCTGCTAGTGCTCATGGTCAGGGATCAAGCACTACGCGTCGATCACCGAGCAGGATTACCTATCCGGACAACATCAATGTGGGTATTAGCGAGCCAAGTAAGAAGAGCAGGACTATCCACAAGAACACCATATATGATTATTTCTGA